The DNA region TTGTTTAATACTTTGATGTTTATGTacaataataaattatcaataaataatgaattaaattaaattaattgCTTTATTGTACGGTATGTCTTCGTCACCGCGTTCAAGGTCGTGGGCGATATTTTCTGATACTCGGATTGGAACTTGAACTTATAATATTCGATATTTCTACAGACAGACACAAAATCCAGGTTATCGATAAAACCTAAAAAGTAAACCGGGTTAGAAGTCCATCAGGTTCGCGCATGTGCATTGAAGCATTGGGGCCGATCCGTCCAAGAGCAAACATCAAAGTCTGACAACTCAAAAAATCACTCCTATTAAATTTTCAATCTTCCACCGGCCCCGGCATCGAAAATGGCTTCGCTAAGATTGAATTTGGTCGTGGCAGCCTCAAGTCAACGAGGTATTGGAATAAACGGCCAACTACCGTGGCGAATAAAGTGAGTTTCTGTGCtgatttttagaaattaaaccTTGCTCAATATCCTTCTCATCaagccattttttcattttgaaagaaattcaCTTTTTTCATGTTCGATTTATTTTCTCAGGGGTGACATGGCGTTCTTCAAGCGGATCACTTCTGAAGTTTCCGACAACAAGAAACAGAACGCGGTAATAATGGGGCGAAAAACCTGGgaatcgattccagaaaaatTCCGCCCTTTACAAAACAGATACAATATTGTACTGAGCCGATCGATCAGGTAAGATAAAAACAGTGCTCTCATCAAATACAGCAGTTAGCAATGTCCCGGGCTGCTTCTAAAGATCACAGGGGCTCTTCacgatagctgggggtccaaaatcaaaaaagatatgacccagtatcctaggtaccacctacataaaaagaaattctttttatataggtgatacctaggatactgggtcacatctttgattttggacccccagctatcgtGACGAGCCCCTGTGCTAAAGATAGGGCTTTAGACctcagaccagtctaagctcattttggttagTTGGTTAGAGTCAACCAATTCAGTTGGTTGAAATACCCATTCAGTTatccagtggatagttgacatagtgacaattaaaagtccTTCGATGCTATGATATCTATCGGCAGGTTATCTTTAACctacttttcagcaactgcagcccctggggtcagttgcacagtcatgacttagacttaagaccagtctaagaccaacttagttctatagccaatctaagaaattaagaccagtcttaagatttaagactacTTTTGGACCtaaagtcacgactgtgcaactgcgGCCCCTGATTTCAAGTCGTAAGATTAATAGTCTTAAGACTTAAGTCTAATAAACCGGTCTAAAATATCGTATCTATAATTATTGCAGTAAAGTAGATGGCGCTCACGTAGCCGACAGCTTAGACGCAGCGTTAGAGCATCTTCGACAACCGTCGCTGGCGGCAACCATCGAACAGATTTATATAATAGGTGGCAGTAGCGTATACGCGGAGTGTTTGGAATCGCCGTTGTGTTATAGGATCTATCTGACGCAGGTTTATTCCGATGTAACTTGCGACACGTTTCTACCCGAGTTCAACACTGACCTATTCAAACTCACTCCGTAAGTCACTAACTCGACTAATTCAAATTGACCTTTTCACCTCAAGAAatgtttctctttttttttcgatttgtaCGAAAATTTAGGgtttaggctaaaaaagatgataccttgtttctccttatCAGCTGGTTCACTTTTGTAAATTgcgatgaaatttgtaatcagttaatttctataactgccgcgtctgttattgttagcttgatcatgatttaaaaaagtaatgtacatggggcccagtttcacaaaaaggattaagattaaatcgatttaagataatctgaattaatgaagaaattaaatcgatttaagagttgaacccttttcgtgaaactgggcccagggaagataggcggccggccagTTTTTTTACTCGATAATTTAAAACTTGGCTTTCCTAGTTTCCTAAGTTTCCATAATAAGATAAGTCCAAATTCAGCCTAGAATTCGGATTTTTAAAGTAAAACGAAATTCTTGATATTTGCAGGGATCCGAATGTCAACGGTGAAATACAGGAGGAAAACGGCATCAAATATAAAATCGAAGTCTATGAAAAGGTGACTCAGTGAACCATGGACCTTTAAGAGAAACTCTGTATACTTAAAACAGTGAGAAAGGATGCATTTTAAAACTTATAAAAAGATACTGTTGCTCAAACTTGAAACgcatttattttataaacatttCAGTAATAAAAACGaacaatttgattaaaaataattaGCTGCTTGTTTTCTTACGTATTTTTTTGTCGTTAGGGAAGTATGAGAGATTTCTATTGCATGGCGGCGATGGACAACAACCGGGGTATTGGTTACGCTGACGGGTTACCGTGGCCGCAACTACGGTCTGTATTACCGGTACACGCGCGATGACGATGAAGTTGAATCTTGAAAGCGATAAGATTTCGAGATTTacgatattttctttttttttgactGACAGGCAAGATTACGAGTATTACACACAATCTCAAGAGCATACGAACGACCCAGGTACAGTCAACTCCCGGTTATCTGCACTCCACCACGCTCCCACTCCCAGGATACCAACCACTCCCCCACCCCTGGTTATCTGCACTCCACCACCCCAGGATACCAACCACTCCCCACCCCCCTGGTCATCCACCCTTGGTAACCGCAAAGTAAAAGCTTAgtccctaatctattaatgcTTTTAGCTTTCAGTTTCTCACTAAATTCTATAATaacaacccccgatataccgcccttcCATTTACCTCCACCCCGCCTACTGCCAGGTTTTCTTAATGTATatctcaatacaaatacatagtaaaacacacccgatataccgccatactctctatacctccaaaatcattctgcaccgatgtggtggtatatcaggggttgacTGTCTTTAGTCCGGTTTTAGCGTGAAAGTTTGCACCACAGGAGGCGCTGTTTATCcaattgttttattatagataaaGTGAATATGGTAATTTACGGTCGCACGACTTGGTTGAGCGTCGCCGAGCGCGAATTAAAAGCCAGAAACATCAACGTCGTCGTCAGTAGATCTATCAAGTAAGAAGTATCCAAAAAATATCAGCGCcaggttttatagaccgggtATTTaagttacccctagggataaatcctcAACCTGGACCCGGTTTTAGAGACCTGgactgggtttcatagatgtagAGGCAAAATCGTCCCttggaacattttgaaattagtccgttataaccatggtttctcattgttactatggttgGTTGTCATCCAGATTGATGATTTaaccctagggataactttgatactcagtctatgaaaccgggccctggtaTCTAAGTTACTCTAAAACCTCGATCAGGTTTTATAGTCATACCGGGGTAAATCCATAACCTGGGCCCAATTTTATAGACTGATATTAAAGTTATCCGTAGGGATAAATCCTCAACACGGGACCGGATTCTTAGACTTTCAAGACACTGGGCCGGGTTTTAAAGACTTTAAAGGGTTGGTACTCTATCTTACTATGATTTGTATAATTTTTGTATTGTTTTGTAGGGAACTCCCGCCGTATGCAAATTACTTGGTCCCCGATCTGGACTCAGCGTTAACGCTCGCGGCACGGTTACCGGTTATAGAAACAGTTTGGGTGAATGGTGGTCAGATGCTTTACGAAACCGCGATGAAGCATCCGAATTGTCGACGAGTCTATAGAACTCGAGTTTACGGCGCGTTCAAAGCCGACACGTTCCTGCCGCAGTTCGAACACAATTTTACACAAATTCAGTAAGCgtaaaaaaatatacaaagaCCCCGTTCGTAGACAAGGTCCCGACAACTCATTGAGCCCTTAAAAACTCCTGCAAAACGGATAAATTCTTTTGAATATGCtcgaaactcctttaatttgatcagggtggcgccactaacccggaaatcagggaaaagtcagggaattttcttttatttaatcagggaattttcgaAAAAACGCTAAAAATAAGGGAAAAGTcatggaaatttgttgagattgctagatcgcgtgtaaaatcaaacagtttccgtctacCCGgtatgtcttacgtatttgactgtgttaattgattgcaTTCTTAGCAAATCAAGTCAGAGAAAACAACGTGTGTCTCAGGAAATAGTCAATGGAAAAGAACATCAAATAAAGAGTGACTACCCTGAAAACCGATTAAACAAATCATGCTATCATTTTGATCCCACTTAATGTTGCCTCCTCGATATAATATTTTGCtctaataaatatataatttcgtatttttttcttcgttAGACTGCCTGAAGTGGACGGAACGATGAAAGAGGACAACGGCGTCAAATATCAATTCGAagtttttgaaagaaaatgattcCCTCAGACTTCATTTATGAGAGAAAATCTGAtgaatcatttcatcagtttaacAGTAATCTGCGCTTGCTCAACTCCGTGATAAACTAGTCCAATGCATATCATAAAAAggctaaaatgaaatgataccttgtttctcattaatggccgggtcatttttgtaaaccgCAATGAAATTTGgaccgggtcaacttttaagcccggctgaaatgagaaacaaggtatcaactGGTTTAGCTTAAATCATGATTTAATAACATAAGAGATTTATCCAGTATTAGTAACACTTTGAAAAAGGTTTTTGtctttcaatgaaaaaagatgtaatttattgaatatcgATTTTTGGTATATGAGGCtgttttgtatattttgtatgaggctgaaaaaatgataccttgtttctcctaatcaaccaactcaattctatacactgcaacaaaatttgtaatcagttcatttctgtaACTGGCAGGTCTGTTTTTTCATTGTTAGCctgatcatgatttaaaacCAAAGCTATGTACttggtagataggcggccgcgGCTGGGTCAGTCAGCAGAAATGAGGAGAAACAAGGAATCAATTTCGTTTAAGCCTTAACCATGACTAATTAAGATGAGAGTTTTGACCAGTATTATCAATGCTGATCATAAACCATGATTTGATAAGATGAGATTTGTC from Tubulanus polymorphus chromosome 12, tnTubPoly1.2, whole genome shotgun sequence includes:
- the LOC141913886 gene encoding uncharacterized protein LOC141913886: MASLRLNLVVAASSQRGIGINGQLPWRIKGDMAFFKRITSEVSDNKKQNAVIMGRKTWESIPEKFRPLQNRYNIVLSRSISKVDGAHVADSLDAALEHLRQPSLAATIEQIYIIGGSSVYAECLESPLCYRIYLTQVYSDVTCDTFLPEFNTDLFKLTPDPNVNGEIQEENGIKYKIEVYEKGSMRDFYCMAAMDNNRGIGYADGLPWPQLRQDYEYYTQSQEHTNDPDKVNMVIYGRTTWLSVAERELKARNINVVVSRSIKELPPYANYLVPDLDSALTLAARLPVIETVWVNGGQMLYETAMKHPNCRRVYRTRVYGAFKADTFLPQFEHNFTQIQLPEVDGTMKEDNGVKYQFEVFERK